The nucleotide window AGTCTCCCCTTCCAGCATTAATCATAGCGGAATTACTGTCCCATGCAACCAAATACTGAAGTGAAAATCAGCCGGGTATAGTAGCAAAAACGCTACGGTACAGGCCATGTATAGTAGCGTTTTTGCTACGGTACGCGTGTTTGTAAACGTCATTCTCACTTCCTGTTCCTGACCTAACATGCGACTGCGGATCAAATCAGGATTTGATCATTGTAAGCATCATTTTAAATCTCTTAACAGCTTGCAGAGAATGGGGTTCATTTACCGGTAATATTATCATTTCACCCGCTTTCAAAATATACGGATTTCCTGAGATCATAATTTCCGCTTCACCATCCAGCACACAGATCAAAGCATCGAATGGTGCGGTATGCTCGCTTAATCCCTGCCCCTGGTCAAAAGCAAACAATGATACTGTACCGGTCTCTTTTTTAATTATGGTCTTACTGACAACGGACTCTTCCTGATAGGTCACCAGATCAGTTATAGAATTCACTTTCGGTTCAGAACTCATTTTTCTTCCTTTCAAAATTACTACGTTTATTAGTTCGATTCATCTGGAATAACAATAAATATACTATCTGAACTTCCCCTGGTTCTCTAGACACCTTCCAGGTTACAATAGACCTTAAAGGAGGAGTCGA belongs to Candidatus Latescibacterota bacterium and includes:
- a CDS encoding cupin domain-containing protein encodes the protein MSSEPKVNSITDLVTYQEESVVSKTIIKKETGTVSLFAFDQGQGLSEHTAPFDALICVLDGEAEIMISGNPYILKAGEMIILPVNEPHSLQAVKRFKMMLTMIKS